One window of the Flavobacteriales bacterium genome contains the following:
- a CDS encoding flippase-like domain-containing protein: MSEQLQEEDIKKQLSIRKVLVPVVIGLLAAGYMLYSSLTAVRYEPSDTGSYEWVDADGDGKVAFNVDEEFRISEDGSYDRITYRDTLRKIDWTGTAMFFFFLAIVCLVIRVGGYIIRLRVLSSKQFSWRQCFDIVLLWEFASALTPSVVGGSAVAIYFLNREGMNLGKSTAIVMVTAMMDEIFYVSMVPLIMIFVGVHGLFPENWEQTLFGMTLTAEGLFWVGYLFTFTLLMILVYAVLINPRAFRYVLIKLFSLPFLRKWRYRIVAWGNDL, translated from the coding sequence GTCATAGGCCTGCTGGCTGCCGGATATATGCTGTACTCCAGTCTTACGGCTGTGCGCTATGAGCCCAGTGACACAGGCAGCTACGAGTGGGTGGATGCTGATGGGGACGGGAAGGTCGCATTCAATGTGGATGAGGAATTCAGGATATCTGAGGATGGCTCCTACGATCGCATCACCTATCGCGATACGCTTCGCAAGATCGATTGGACGGGGACGGCCATGTTCTTCTTCTTTCTGGCGATCGTCTGTCTAGTGATTCGGGTGGGCGGCTATATAATCCGCCTGCGGGTATTGAGCTCCAAGCAGTTCTCATGGAGACAATGTTTTGATATCGTCTTGCTCTGGGAGTTCGCTTCTGCCCTCACTCCAAGTGTAGTTGGAGGATCGGCAGTGGCCATCTATTTTCTCAATCGCGAGGGCATGAATCTAGGAAAGAGCACGGCCATCGTTATGGTGACCGCTATGATGGATGAGATCTTCTATGTATCCATGGTACCACTGATCATGATCTTTGTTGGGGTCCACGGGCTATTTCCAGAGAACTGGGAACAGACGCTGTTCGGAATGACCCTCACAGCAGAAGGTCTGTTCTGGGTCGGGTACCTCTTCACATTCACCCTGCTGATGATCCTGGTCTACGCGGTATTGATCAATCCTCGTGCATTCCGCTATGTGTTGATCAAGCTGTTCAGTCTACCCTTCCTACGTAAATGGAGATACCGCATCGTGGCCTGGGGGAACGATCTCAT